The proteins below come from a single Sander vitreus isolate 19-12246 unplaced genomic scaffold, sanVit1 ctg310_0, whole genome shotgun sequence genomic window:
- the LOC144513657 gene encoding uncharacterized protein LOC144513657: DAVTVIQFNLRAFFSVRTWPWMMMFYKLKPLLKSAQVEKQLAALNDEFNKLKEAYDRSELKRREAEEQHVVLVEEKKDLALQLQAEQENLSDAEERCNQLIQTKISMESKLKETQERLEDEEEVTVAMTSKKRQLEEEVMSLKRDVDDLEMTLAKVEKERHGAENKVKNLSHEMCVLDESIASLSRENVALQEAHQQALNDRQAQEDKVNMLAKTKARLEQQVDNVESSLEQEKKVRVDLERTKRKLEGDLKLSQASVRELESQKEELDERLKKKDFESVQLQSKLEDELSLITHLQKQIRELQTRIEELEEALDAERAWRSKAERQRNDIARELEELGEKLEEAGGASAAHIALNRKREADFLKMRRELEEAGLHHETTLVALRRKHSDAMVELSEQMDALQRAKLKAEKEKVEFRLEADDLAANLEQLARSKGAVEKMARVFEDQLNESRSRVEDLQRQLTEASAQKARALTETTEYSRRLEERDATINQLQRSKAGVCQNFEDLKRQLEEESKARVALAHAVQASRHDSSLLREQLEEDTEARAELQRELSKANGQVVQWRTKYETDAVLRIEELEDAKKKLVIKLQTVEEAVETSHARCSSLEKSKQSLQTEIEDLVVELERSNAAALALDKRQRNFDQVLSDWKLKFEESQTDLEASQKESRSLSTELFKLKNCYEEALDHLETVKRENRNLQDEILDLTDQISQGGKTIYELERSKKILDVEKSDIRAALEEAEGTLEHEESKILRFQMELQQIRSNIERKIAEKDEEIDNLRRSHQRSLETMQTNLEAEARSRSEAVRLKKKMESDLNEMEVQLGHANRQAAESQRAIRNLQTQVKEQQVELEDKVQLTNQLKEQVVLLERRCSLMTAEEEELRAILEQTDRGRKMAEHELVEVIERVNLLATQNAGLMTQKKKLEADVCQLTGEMDDAMLERRSAEEKAKKAITDAALMAEELKKEQDSSNVMERMKNNMVSTVKELHVKLDETEQMALKGGKKQLSKLETRVRELQTEMMMEQKKSEEYQKGIRRYEKRVKELTYQAEEDSKTLLRMQELIDKLQTKVKSYKRQAEKAEEQVGCSTMRYRKVQHELDDAEERADIAETTVNKLRIRTREQISKVALIVE; this comes from the exons GAGCAGGAGAACCTGTCAGACGCGGAGGAGCGCTGCAACCAGCTGATCCAGACGAAGATCTCCATGGAGTCGAAGCTGAAGGAGACGCAGGAGCGcctggaggatgaggaggaggtgacCGTCGCCATGACGTCCAAGAAACGCCAGCTGGAGGaggaagtgatgtcactgaAGAGAGACGTGGACGATCTGGAGATGACGCTCGCCAaagtggagaaagagagacacggAGCAGAGAACAAG gtgaAGAACCTGTCCCATGAGATGTGTGTTCTGGATGAATCCATAGCGTCTCTGAGCAGAGAGAACGTGGCCCTGCAGGAAGCCCACCAGCAGGCGCTGAACGACCGCCAGGCGCAGGAAGACAAAGTCAACATGCTCGCCAAGACCAAAGCTCGGCTCGAGCAGCAAGTCGACAAC GTAGAAAGTTCCTTGGAGCAGGAGAAGAAGGTGCGAGTGGATCTGGAACGAACCAAACGGAAGCTGGAGGGGGATCTGAAGCTGTCCCAGGCCTCAGTGAGGGAGCTGGAGAGCCAGAAGGAAGAGCTGGACGAGAGACTCAAGAA GAAAGACTTTGAGTCGGTTCAGCTTCAATCCAAACTGGAGGACGAACTGAGTTTGATTACTCATCTTCAGAAGCAGATCAGAGAGCTGCAG ACTCGTATCGAGGAGTTGGAGGAGGCGCTGGATGCGGAGCGAGCGTGGCGCTCCAAAGCTGAACGCCAGAGGAACGACATCGCCCGAGAGCTGGAGGAGCTCGGGGAGAAACTGGAGGAGGCGGGGGGGGCGTCTGCTGCTCACATCGCTCTCAACAG GAAGCGGGAAGCAGACTTCCTGAAGATGCGGCGAGAGCTGGAGGAGGCGGGGCTTCACCATGAGACGACATTGGTCGCTCTGAGGAGGAAGCACTCGGACGCCATGGTGGAGCTCAGCGAGCAGATGGACGCGCTGCAGAGAGCCAAACTGAAGGCCGAGAAGGAGAAAGTGGAGTTCAGGCTGGAGGCCGACGACCTGGCCGCCAACCTGGAGCAGCTGGCCAGGAGCAAG ggagcTGTGGAGAAGATGGCCAGGGTTTTTGAGGACCAGCTGAATGAAAGCCGGAGCCGAGTGGAGGATCTGCAGAGACAGCTGACTGAAGCGTCTGCTCAGAAAGCTCGAGCTCTCACAGAGACCA CCGAGTACAGCCGCCGTCTGGAGGAGCGGGACGCCACGATTAATCAGCTGCAGCGCTCCAAGGCCGGAGTTTGCCAAAACTTTGAAGATCTGAAGaggcagctggaggaggagagcaag gctcGCGTGGCGCTGGCCCACGCGGTGCAGGCATCGCGTCACGACAGCAGTCTGCTGAGAGAGCAGCTGGAGGAGGACACGGAGGCCCGGGCCGAGCTGCAGAGAGAACTCTCTAAAGCCAACGGCCAGGTGGTCCAGTGGAGAACCAAGTACGAGACAGACGCCGTGCTGAGGATAGAAGAGCTGGAGGACGCAAA GAAGAAGTTGGTGATCAAACTGCAGACCGTTGAGGAAGCTGTGGAGACGTCTCACGCCAGATGTTCCTCGCTGGAGAAAAGCAAGCAGAGTCTGCAGACGGAGATCGAAGACCTGGTAGTGGAACTGGAGCGATCCAACGCTGCTGCTCTGGCTCTGGACAAGAGGCAGCGGAACTTCGACCAG GTGTTGAGTGACTGGAAGCTGAAGTTCGAGGAGAGTCAGACGGACCTGGAGGCGTCCCAGAAAGAGTCCCGCAGTCTGAGCACCGAGCTCTTCAAACTCAAGAACTGCTACGAAGAAGCTCTCGATCATCTGGAGACAGTGAAACGAGAAAACAGAAACCTGCAAG ATGAGATCCTGGACCTGACGGATCAGATCAGCCAGGGAGGGAAGACCATCTACGAGCTGGAGAGAAGCAAGAAGATCCTGGACGTGGAGAAGAGTGATATCAGAGCCGCTCTGGAGGAAGCAGag GGAACTCTGGAGCACGAGGAGAGTAAGATTTTGAGATTTCAGATGGAGCTGCAGCAGATAAGGTCTAACATCGAACGCAAGATTGCAGAGAAAGATGAAGAGATCGACAACCTCAG GCGGAGCCACCAGCGCTCGCTGGAGACCATGCAGACCAATCTGGAGGCGGAGGCCCGCAGTCGCAGCGAGGCCGTTCGTCTGAAGAAGAAGATGGAGTCTGACCTGAACGAGATGGAGGTTCAGCTGGGACACGCCAACAGACAGGCAGCCGAGAGCCAGCGGGCCATCAGAAACCTACAGACACAG GTTAAAGAGCAACAGGTGGAGCTGGAGGATAAAgtccagctgaccaatcagcttaAAGAACAGGTCGTCCTGTTGGAGCGGCGCTGTTCACTGATGACggccgaggaggaggagctgcGTGCCATCCTGGAACAAACCGACCGCGGACGCAAGATGGCCGAACACGAACTGGTGGAAGTCATAGAGAGAGTTAACCTGCTCgctacacag aACGCAGGTCTGATGACCCAGAAGAAGAAGCTGGAGGCTGATGTGTGTCAGCTGACAGGAGAGATGGACGACGCCATGCTGGAGAGACGCAGCGCCGAGGAGAAAGCCAAGAAGGCCATCACTGAT GCGGCTCTGATGGCCGAGGAGCTGAAGAAAGAGCAGGACAGCAGCAACGTGATGGAGAGGATGAAGAACAACATGGTGTCCACGGTGAAAG agcTGCACGTCAAACTGGACGAGACGGAGCAGATGGCGCTGAAGGGAGGAAAGAAACAGCTTTCTAAACTGGAGACAAGA GTGAGGGAGCTGCAGACGGAGATGATGATGGAGCAGAAGAAGAGCGAGGAGTATCAGAAAGGAATCCGTCGCTATGAGAAGAGAGTCAAAGAGCTGACGTACCAG GCGGAAGAGGACAGTAAGACTCTGCTGAGGATGCAGGAACTCATTGACAAGCTTCAGACCAAAGTCAAGAGCTACAAGAGACAAGCCGAGAAAGCT GAGGAGCAGGTGGGCTGCAGCACGATGCGTTACCGGAAAGTGCAACACGAGCTGGACGACGCCGAGGAGAGAGCCGACATCGCCGAGACGACCGTCAACAAGCTGCGGATCCGAACCCGTGAACAAATCAGCAAGGTCGCCTTG aTCGTTGAGTGA